One window from the genome of Lysobacter helvus encodes:
- a CDS encoding hybrid sensor histidine kinase/response regulator yields MSVHVRRRFSDQIGRLVTITCAVAILFVSGALALANHRNLRAAAFDALRAQTEIAAINSGAPLVFGDRNTASEVLEAFRATPNVSSATLYDLRGRAFARYRRNGADDEPPAARQLGLSETGHHAIAVVMVQEAGQALGRLQVVYDLDALNRDLWRNLLVVAGVALMALLLVAAIARQLARVATRPLADLTRTAQRVSDSRDYALRAEVPPGDDEIGVFTTTFNEMLAQIERQDRDLKASRAQAEAASQVKDEFLATLSHELRTPMTPILGWAQILGRIAHDDPRIRQGAEIIERNAHAQTRIVDDLLDMSRIVAGKVRLQVQAVRIDEVLAAALDAVRVAADVREITIRVEASPDLPLVHGDPHRLQQVLWNLLSNAIKFTPRHGAVDVIARADGDVLRVVVRDSGEGIEPEFLPHVFDRFRQADSSITRPHEGLGLGLAIVKQLVELHGGSVGVHSDGRGLGARFTLELPLRRALRDQGPDVVQLVSSDVAPRVQPLRALRLLVVENDEDARAWLRHVLTDHGAQVQTAGSAEEALALLERAVSNQSPPDVLVSDIGMPDVDGYEFLRAVRRLRPARGGQTPAIAVTAFARPEDRERAFAAGYQRHLGKPIDEHALVGAILSLLPTPAAS; encoded by the coding sequence GTGAGCGTGCACGTGCGCCGGCGGTTCAGCGACCAGATCGGGCGACTGGTGACGATCACGTGCGCCGTCGCGATCCTCTTCGTGTCGGGCGCACTCGCGCTGGCGAACCATCGCAACCTGCGCGCGGCGGCGTTCGATGCATTGCGCGCGCAGACGGAAATCGCGGCGATCAACAGCGGCGCGCCGCTCGTGTTCGGCGATCGCAACACGGCGAGCGAAGTGCTCGAAGCCTTCCGCGCCACGCCCAACGTCAGTTCCGCGACGCTGTACGACTTGCGCGGGCGTGCCTTCGCGCGCTACCGGCGCAACGGCGCCGACGACGAACCGCCCGCTGCGCGACAACTCGGCCTGAGCGAGACCGGCCACCACGCCATCGCCGTCGTGATGGTGCAGGAAGCCGGACAAGCGCTCGGCCGCCTGCAGGTGGTGTACGACCTGGACGCGCTCAACCGCGACCTGTGGCGCAACCTGCTCGTCGTCGCGGGCGTCGCACTGATGGCGCTGCTGCTGGTGGCGGCGATCGCGCGGCAACTGGCGCGCGTGGCCACGCGCCCGCTCGCGGACCTCACCCGCACCGCGCAACGCGTGTCCGACAGCCGCGACTACGCGCTGCGCGCCGAAGTGCCGCCGGGCGACGACGAGATCGGCGTATTCACGACGACGTTCAACGAAATGCTGGCGCAGATCGAACGCCAGGACCGCGACCTCAAGGCCTCGCGCGCGCAGGCCGAAGCCGCGAGCCAGGTGAAGGACGAATTCCTCGCCACGCTCTCGCACGAACTGCGCACGCCGATGACGCCGATCCTGGGTTGGGCGCAGATCCTCGGGCGCATCGCGCACGACGACCCGCGCATCCGCCAGGGCGCGGAGATCATCGAACGCAATGCGCATGCGCAGACGCGCATCGTCGACGACCTGCTCGACATGAGCCGCATCGTCGCCGGCAAGGTGCGCCTGCAGGTGCAGGCCGTGCGCATCGATGAAGTGCTCGCCGCTGCGCTGGATGCCGTGCGCGTGGCGGCCGACGTCCGCGAGATCACGATCCGCGTGGAAGCCTCGCCCGACCTGCCGCTGGTGCACGGCGATCCGCACCGCCTGCAGCAGGTGTTGTGGAATTTGTTGTCGAACGCGATCAAGTTCACGCCGCGCCACGGCGCCGTCGATGTGATCGCGCGCGCCGACGGCGACGTGCTGCGCGTCGTGGTGCGCGACAGCGGCGAAGGCATCGAGCCGGAATTCCTGCCGCACGTGTTCGATCGCTTCCGCCAGGCCGACAGTTCGATCACGCGGCCGCACGAAGGCCTGGGCCTGGGCCTGGCGATCGTGAAGCAGCTCGTCGAACTGCACGGCGGCAGCGTCGGCGTGCACAGCGACGGGCGCGGGCTCGGTGCGCGCTTCACCCTCGAGTTGCCGTTGCGGCGCGCGTTGCGCGACCAGGGGCCGGACGTGGTGCAGCTGGTGTCGTCCGACGTGGCGCCGCGCGTGCAGCCGTTGCGCGCCTTGCGCCTGCTGGTGGTGGAGAACGACGAAGACGCACGCGCCTGGCTGCGCCACGTGCTCACCGACCACGGCGCGCAGGTGCAGACCGCGGGGTCGGCGGAAGAAGCGCTGGCGTTGCTCGAACGCGCCGTGTCCAACCAGTCGCCGCCCGATGTGCTCGTGAGCGACATCGGCATGCCGGACGTGGACGGTTACGAATTCCTGCGTGCGGTGCGCCGCCTGCGCCCGGCGCGCGGCGGGCAGACGCCGGCGATCGCCGTCACGGCGTTCGCGCGGCCGGAAGACCGCGAGCGCGCGTTCGCCGCCGGATACCAGCGGCACCTCGGCAAGCCGATCGACGAACACGCGCTGGTGGGCGCGATCCTCAGCTTGCTGCCCACACCGGCGGCAAGCTGA
- a CDS encoding YfiR family protein, which yields MATDRPAPMPSRAAWWMLLGAIACLLLSPPARPQPVPRALQVEAAFLVNFLRYTDWPPERAGVDVPWRIAVVGSADAAATVRAVAAAAGQVRGRRIQVELVALPRSGAVQAGRLRASHLVFLHDVEADRRNDILRSVAGAPVLTVGDDRDFAARGGMLGIVRIDARLGIEANPKAIDNGGLQVSAKVLKLARIRHGDLP from the coding sequence TTGGCCACTGATCGACCCGCGCCGATGCCGTCGCGTGCAGCGTGGTGGATGCTGCTGGGCGCGATCGCGTGCCTGTTGCTGTCGCCGCCCGCGCGGCCGCAGCCGGTGCCGCGCGCGTTGCAGGTGGAAGCGGCGTTCCTGGTGAACTTCCTGCGCTACACCGACTGGCCGCCCGAACGCGCAGGCGTGGACGTGCCCTGGCGCATCGCGGTGGTCGGCAGCGCGGATGCGGCGGCCACGGTGCGCGCCGTCGCGGCGGCGGCGGGCCAGGTACGCGGGCGGCGGATCCAAGTGGAACTCGTCGCGCTCCCGCGCAGCGGCGCCGTGCAGGCCGGGCGACTGCGCGCAAGCCACCTGGTGTTCCTGCACGACGTGGAAGCCGACCGTCGCAACGACATCCTGCGCAGCGTCGCGGGCGCGCCGGTGCTCACCGTCGGCGACGACCGCGACTTCGCCGCGCGCGGCGGCATGCTCGGCATCGTGCGCATCGATGCGCGGCTGGGCATCGAAGCCAATCCAAAGGCGATCGACAACGGCGGCCTGCAGGTGAGCGCGAAGGTGCTCAAGCTGGCGCGCATCCGCCACGGGGACTTGCCGTGA
- a CDS encoding TonB-dependent receptor plug domain-containing protein has translation MPSKFRGVALAWACSLAAPCFAQSTTNEDLARLANLPLEELVNTRVTSISGRPGTRFTTPAAVSVISAEDIRRSGARSVVEALRLVPGFYVAQINAGSWIAGARGLAGSALTANRYLVMVDGRSVYDPLTSTTWWDSLDLPLSEIDRIEVVRGPGASLWGVNAMQGVIQIVTKRAAETQGAFVKAKLGTNGNDSVLARYGASPSETTSYRVYAKYEHHGAFEDVNGRSIEDQWASLRGGFRVDGALTPQTTFTVQGDAYMHPQAHATVQIPVFGQDRRFMTASGDDTVEGGSLLFRALHGFEDERGWLLRAWTARTVRDNARFGVARNTFDVEYRRWLPWGEQNQFIWGLQYDVTRDNVRNGAQLFVDPTRRTWSTLNAFVQNTTELVPERLFLMLGTKVTDHAFVKPQWQPNVRAWWTPSERQTLWFSAARPVRVPSRFEENGALVFSWFDVGAVTTGTPNGNILPIALAGNDQLRPERMVALEAGHRWQVTDRWAIDTALFHHDHQRLIEPPPAVFGTFTDKASGESWGGDFSVSGRITDRWRVDGSYSRLRVRIDGPAFPFDETSSPSELAQFHSYYDVRDDFEFNAAVYHVGRVPFNAIPAYTRTDIGFTWRPRHGLELALWGQNVFDPNHAEASGAQVPRTAYLQVTFDLGH, from the coding sequence ATGCCGAGCAAGTTTCGGGGCGTCGCGTTGGCGTGGGCGTGCAGCCTTGCCGCGCCTTGCTTCGCGCAATCGACCACCAACGAAGACCTCGCGCGCCTGGCGAACCTGCCGCTCGAGGAACTCGTCAACACGCGCGTGACGTCGATTTCCGGGCGGCCGGGCACGCGTTTCACCACGCCCGCCGCGGTCAGCGTCATTTCCGCCGAGGACATCCGCCGCAGCGGCGCACGCAGCGTCGTCGAAGCGCTGCGCCTGGTCCCCGGCTTCTACGTTGCGCAGATCAATGCCGGCAGCTGGATCGCGGGCGCGCGCGGGCTGGCGGGCTCGGCGCTCACGGCCAACCGATACCTGGTGATGGTCGACGGGCGCTCGGTGTACGACCCGCTCACCTCCACGACCTGGTGGGATTCGCTGGACCTGCCCTTGTCCGAGATCGACCGCATCGAAGTCGTCCGCGGCCCCGGTGCGTCGTTGTGGGGCGTCAACGCGATGCAGGGCGTGATCCAGATCGTGACCAAACGCGCCGCCGAAACGCAGGGCGCGTTCGTGAAGGCCAAGCTGGGCACGAACGGCAACGACTCCGTGCTGGCGCGTTACGGCGCGTCGCCGAGCGAGACCACCAGTTACCGCGTGTACGCGAAGTACGAACACCACGGGGCCTTCGAAGACGTCAACGGGCGCTCGATCGAAGACCAGTGGGCCTCGTTGCGCGGCGGCTTCCGCGTCGATGGCGCGCTCACGCCGCAGACCACGTTCACCGTGCAGGGCGACGCCTACATGCACCCGCAGGCGCATGCGACCGTGCAGATCCCGGTGTTCGGCCAGGATCGCCGCTTCATGACCGCCAGCGGCGACGACACGGTCGAGGGCGGCTCCTTGCTGTTCCGCGCATTGCACGGGTTCGAGGACGAACGCGGCTGGCTGTTGCGCGCCTGGACGGCCCGCACGGTGCGCGACAACGCGCGCTTCGGCGTGGCACGCAACACCTTCGACGTGGAATACCGGCGCTGGCTGCCGTGGGGCGAGCAGAACCAGTTCATCTGGGGCCTGCAGTACGACGTGACGCGCGACAACGTGCGCAACGGCGCGCAACTGTTCGTCGATCCGACGCGGCGCACGTGGAGCACGCTCAACGCGTTCGTGCAGAACACCACCGAGCTCGTGCCCGAACGCCTGTTCCTGATGCTGGGCACGAAGGTGACCGACCACGCGTTCGTGAAGCCGCAGTGGCAACCCAACGTGCGCGCGTGGTGGACGCCGAGCGAACGCCAGACGCTGTGGTTCTCGGCGGCGCGCCCGGTGCGCGTGCCATCGCGCTTCGAGGAAAACGGTGCGCTGGTGTTCTCGTGGTTCGACGTGGGCGCGGTGACCACCGGCACGCCGAACGGCAACATCCTGCCCATCGCACTCGCAGGCAACGACCAGCTGCGTCCCGAGCGCATGGTGGCGCTGGAAGCGGGCCATCGCTGGCAGGTCACCGATCGCTGGGCGATCGATACCGCGCTGTTCCACCACGACCACCAGCGCCTGATCGAACCGCCGCCCGCGGTCTTCGGCACGTTCACCGACAAGGCGAGCGGCGAATCCTGGGGCGGGGACTTCTCGGTGTCCGGGCGCATCACCGATCGCTGGCGCGTGGATGGCTCGTACAGCCGCCTGCGCGTGCGCATCGACGGCCCGGCCTTCCCGTTCGACGAGACCAGTTCGCCGTCGGAGCTCGCGCAGTTCCATTCGTACTACGACGTGCGCGACGACTTCGAATTCAACGCGGCCGTCTACCACGTGGGTCGCGTGCCGTTCAACGCGATCCCCGCCTACACGCGCACCGATATCGGGTTCACGTGGCGTCCGCGCCACGGGCTGGAACTCGCGTTGTGGGGACAGAACGTGTTCGACCCGAACCACGCGGAAGCCTCCGGCGCGCAGGTGCCGCGCACCGCCTACCTGCAGGTGACGTTCGACCTTGGCCACTGA
- a CDS encoding ScyD/ScyE family protein, which yields MKPNSSVRTCALAIALAIAASTASAGQSDPLLRAADLVRVEAAQSISVSVFAKGLNNPRGLKFGPDGNLYVAEGGTGGTGSTTPAQCTQVVPPVGPYLGSSTGGRISRIDSSGHRTTVTTNLPTSTTAATLGSLVSGVADVAFVNGQLYALISGGGCSHGVRNRDNAIVRIGAGGAPSLVANLSAYQKTHPTAVVEPADFEPDGTWYSMVARDGWLYAVEPNHGELVRVSASTGAIQRVIDISAHVGHVVPTALARHGGYWYIGNLNFFPIVDNSSRVWRLLSNPTRLQVVAQGTTILGLAFDAKDNLYILQNTSGNPDPTPGAGSIVRIRPGGGPETIVSGLTLPTAMTMGPDGDLYVSHIGFGPPIPGVGEVLRVDL from the coding sequence ATGAAACCAAACTCTTCCGTGCGCACCTGCGCACTCGCGATCGCGCTCGCCATTGCGGCATCCACGGCAAGCGCCGGCCAGTCCGATCCGTTGTTGCGCGCCGCAGACCTCGTCCGCGTGGAGGCCGCGCAGTCCATCAGCGTGTCGGTCTTCGCCAAGGGACTCAACAATCCGCGCGGCCTGAAATTCGGACCCGACGGCAATCTCTATGTCGCCGAAGGCGGCACCGGCGGCACGGGGTCGACCACGCCTGCGCAATGCACGCAGGTCGTCCCGCCCGTGGGCCCGTACCTCGGCAGCAGCACGGGCGGTCGCATCTCGCGCATCGATTCGTCGGGCCACCGCACCACGGTGACGACCAACCTGCCCACCAGCACGACGGCGGCGACGCTCGGCTCGCTCGTCAGTGGCGTGGCGGACGTCGCGTTCGTGAACGGACAGCTGTATGCGCTGATCTCGGGCGGCGGTTGCTCGCATGGCGTGCGCAACCGCGACAACGCGATCGTGCGCATCGGCGCCGGGGGCGCGCCTTCGCTCGTCGCCAACCTGAGCGCGTACCAGAAGACGCATCCCACCGCGGTCGTCGAGCCGGCGGACTTCGAACCCGACGGCACGTGGTACAGCATGGTCGCGCGCGATGGCTGGCTGTACGCGGTGGAACCCAACCACGGCGAACTCGTGCGCGTGTCGGCCAGCACCGGCGCGATCCAGCGCGTGATCGACATCTCCGCGCACGTCGGCCACGTGGTGCCGACGGCGCTCGCGCGCCATGGCGGCTACTGGTACATCGGGAACCTCAACTTCTTCCCGATCGTCGACAACTCCTCGCGCGTGTGGCGCCTGTTGTCGAACCCGACGCGCCTGCAGGTCGTCGCGCAAGGCACCACGATCCTGGGCCTGGCGTTCGACGCGAAGGACAACCTGTACATCCTGCAGAACACCAGCGGGAACCCGGATCCCACGCCGGGCGCGGGCAGCATCGTGCGCATCCGGCCGGGCGGCGGCCCGGAAACCATCGTGAGCGGCCTCACCCTGCCGACCGCGATGACGATGGGACCGGACGGCGACCTCTACGTCTCGCACATCGGCTTCGGTCCGCCGATCCCGGGCGTGGGCGAAGTGCTGCGCGTGGACCTGTGA
- a CDS encoding YeeE/YedE family protein produces the protein MASWQAGLLGGVLIGIAATLLLLLNGRIAGVSGITFNAALQRNPRGESAWRWAFLAGLMIAGGIAMRATGQVALSPAPFAVVAVAGLLVGYGTRLGGGCTSGHGVCGIGRMSKRSLVATVLFVASGMATVFVLRHVAGAA, from the coding sequence ATGGCGTCGTGGCAAGCAGGCTTGCTCGGGGGCGTGCTCATCGGGATCGCGGCCACCTTGTTGTTGTTGCTCAACGGGCGGATCGCGGGCGTCAGCGGGATCACCTTCAACGCTGCCCTGCAACGCAACCCGCGCGGCGAATCGGCGTGGCGCTGGGCCTTCCTCGCAGGATTGATGATCGCCGGCGGCATCGCGATGCGCGCGACCGGGCAGGTCGCGCTTTCGCCCGCACCGTTCGCGGTGGTGGCGGTGGCGGGGCTGCTCGTCGGTTACGGCACGCGGCTCGGCGGTGGCTGCACGAGCGGGCATGGCGTGTGCGGCATCGGCCGGATGTCGAAGCGCTCGCTCGTGGCGACGGTGCTGTTCGTCGCGTCGGGGATGGCCACGGTGTTCGTGCTGCGGCACGTTGCGGGGGCCGCATGA
- a CDS encoding DUF6691 family protein, whose amino-acid sequence MNRILAALLAGALFGVGLVIGGMTDPDVVLGFLDVAGEWNPTLLCVMLGATGTTAIAFRFVLRRDRPVFDADFHLPTYTLVDRDLVVGAVVFGVGWGLAGYCPAPVLVGAAGGAWTAWVFVPAMLLGAVLQRAVLKRRAVSPA is encoded by the coding sequence ATGAACCGGATCCTGGCGGCGTTGCTTGCGGGCGCGTTGTTCGGCGTCGGCCTGGTGATCGGCGGGATGACCGATCCCGATGTCGTGCTCGGTTTCCTCGATGTCGCGGGCGAATGGAACCCGACCTTGCTGTGCGTGATGCTCGGCGCGACGGGCACGACGGCGATCGCGTTCCGGTTCGTGCTGCGCCGCGATCGCCCCGTGTTCGATGCGGACTTCCACCTGCCGACGTACACGCTCGTCGATCGCGACCTCGTCGTCGGCGCCGTCGTCTTCGGCGTGGGCTGGGGGCTGGCGGGCTACTGCCCGGCCCCCGTACTCGTCGGCGCCGCGGGTGGGGCGTGGACCGCGTGGGTGTTCGTGCCGGCGATGTTGCTGGGCGCGGTGTTGCAACGTGCGGTGCTGAAACGCCGCGCGGTCAGCCCTGCGTGA
- a CDS encoding RNA polymerase sigma factor → MVLKVAAAFRQAPHDRADLAQDIALRLWQAWPGYDPARPFSTWMYRIALNVAISQQRRERPRTHAALDDLQDEPAGDTDVDFAARQQLALVQRAMATLVPLDRALLLLHLEGCSHRETAEVLGTSEGNVATRLNRIKDQLRRSVGAERGDA, encoded by the coding sequence ATCGTGCTGAAAGTCGCCGCCGCCTTCCGGCAGGCACCGCACGATCGCGCCGACCTCGCGCAGGACATCGCGCTGCGCCTGTGGCAGGCGTGGCCCGGTTACGACCCCGCGCGCCCGTTCTCGACGTGGATGTATCGCATTGCATTGAACGTGGCGATCTCGCAGCAACGCCGCGAACGCCCGCGCACGCACGCCGCGCTCGACGACCTGCAGGACGAACCCGCGGGCGACACCGACGTCGACTTCGCCGCGCGCCAGCAACTCGCGCTGGTGCAACGCGCGATGGCCACGCTCGTGCCGCTCGACCGCGCGCTGTTGCTGCTGCACCTGGAAGGCTGCAGCCATCGCGAGACCGCCGAGGTGCTCGGCACGAGCGAAGGCAACGTCGCCACGCGCCTGAACCGCATCAAGGATCAATTGCGCCGCAGCGTCGGCGCCGAACGAGGAGACGCATGA
- a CDS encoding VOC family protein — MKLLPAAVLFVHDVARMTAFYRELAGMQRVHGDDRHAVLECDGFQLTIHAIHGAGTDFSTREDSYLKLCFPVDDLAAARVRTRELGGELWPPEREWQARGFRACDGRDPEGNVFQLRMPAP, encoded by the coding sequence GTGAAACTCCTCCCCGCCGCCGTCCTGTTCGTGCACGACGTCGCGCGCATGACGGCGTTCTATCGCGAGCTGGCGGGCATGCAGCGCGTGCACGGCGACGATCGCCACGCGGTGCTCGAATGCGACGGCTTCCAGCTCACGATCCACGCCATCCACGGTGCGGGCACCGACTTCTCCACGCGCGAAGACAGCTATCTCAAGCTGTGTTTCCCCGTCGATGACCTGGCCGCGGCGCGCGTGCGCACGCGCGAACTCGGCGGCGAACTCTGGCCGCCGGAGCGCGAGTGGCAAGCGCGGGGATTCCGCGCATGCGATGGCCGTGATCCGGAAGGCAACGTCTTCCAGCTGCGGATGCCCGCGCCGTGA
- a CDS encoding VOC family protein codes for MDRNPVGWFEIYVQDMERAKAFYGAVFETQFQQLETSELQMWSFPAFANSNGSTGALVCMKGFPSGGNSTIVYFMCEDCANEEKRASENGGKVFKHKFSIGEHGFISLVTDPDGNMIGLHSMQ; via the coding sequence ATGGACCGCAATCCCGTCGGCTGGTTCGAGATCTACGTGCAGGACATGGAACGCGCGAAGGCGTTCTACGGCGCCGTGTTCGAAACGCAGTTCCAGCAACTGGAGACATCGGAACTGCAGATGTGGTCGTTCCCCGCGTTCGCGAACAGCAACGGCAGCACCGGCGCGCTCGTCTGCATGAAAGGCTTTCCGTCGGGCGGCAACAGCACGATCGTGTACTTCATGTGCGAGGACTGCGCGAACGAAGAGAAACGTGCGTCGGAAAACGGCGGCAAGGTCTTCAAGCACAAGTTTTCCATCGGCGAGCATGGCTTCATTTCGCTCGTGACCGATCCCGACGGCAACATGATCGGTTTGCACTCGATGCAGTGA
- a CDS encoding sensor histidine kinase: MPDTRVPAAPTPGPWFGWKRVRTVAIAAFVVSLPMSTNWTASYWLLLVRLFLVGMAALCMFGLFERWPRRLPSWIARWGLQVAGVAAIIPVAAALSYAFTTPHDVHWWSVKSRMEGFSFIAFMGLLVAPWIAMSALYRHISGKARSQALAFELERSEYDRNALDARLRLLQAQVEPHFLFNTLANVRELVDAGSPQASEVLGSLIAYLRAAVPRLHEANATVAQELELVRAYLEVMHMRMPDRLRWSVDAEPGALQVPCPPTSVLTLVENAVRHGIDPAEEGGRIDVRATVQGGQCRIVVADTGVGVASTINAGTGLSNLRERLQLAFGDEARLVLAPLPPHGTTAELVFPMPAPPR, encoded by the coding sequence ATGCCCGACACCCGCGTTCCTGCCGCGCCGACGCCCGGACCCTGGTTCGGCTGGAAGCGCGTGCGCACGGTGGCGATCGCGGCGTTCGTCGTCAGCCTGCCGATGTCGACGAACTGGACCGCCTCGTATTGGCTGTTGCTGGTGCGGCTGTTCCTCGTCGGCATGGCCGCGCTCTGCATGTTCGGGCTGTTCGAACGCTGGCCGCGCCGCTTGCCCAGCTGGATCGCACGCTGGGGCCTGCAGGTGGCGGGCGTGGCGGCGATCATTCCAGTTGCGGCCGCGCTCTCGTACGCCTTCACCACGCCGCACGACGTGCATTGGTGGTCGGTAAAGTCGCGCATGGAGGGTTTCAGCTTCATCGCGTTCATGGGCTTGTTGGTCGCGCCGTGGATCGCGATGTCCGCGTTGTACCGGCACATCAGCGGGAAGGCGCGCAGCCAGGCGCTGGCCTTCGAGCTGGAACGCAGCGAGTACGACCGCAATGCGCTGGACGCGCGGCTGCGGTTGTTGCAGGCGCAGGTCGAGCCGCATTTCCTGTTCAACACGCTCGCGAACGTGCGCGAACTAGTGGATGCGGGCTCGCCGCAGGCATCGGAGGTGCTCGGCAGCCTCATCGCGTACCTGCGCGCAGCGGTGCCGCGCTTGCACGAAGCCAACGCCACGGTGGCGCAGGAACTGGAACTGGTGCGCGCGTACCTCGAAGTGATGCACATGCGCATGCCCGACCGTCTGCGGTGGTCGGTGGATGCGGAGCCGGGCGCGCTGCAGGTGCCGTGCCCGCCGACGAGCGTACTGACCCTGGTGGAGAACGCGGTGCGGCACGGCATCGATCCGGCGGAAGAGGGCGGGCGCATCGATGTGCGCGCGACGGTGCAGGGCGGGCAGTGCCGCATCGTGGTGGCTGACACCGGCGTGGGCGTGGCTTCGACGATCAACGCAGGCACGGGCTTGTCGAACCTGCGCGAACGGCTGCAACTCGCGTTCGGCGATGAGGCCCGACTGGTGTTGGCGCCGCTGCCGCCGCATGGCACGACTGCGGAACTCGTGTTTCCGATGCCGGCACCGCCAAGATGA
- a CDS encoding LytR/AlgR family response regulator transcription factor yields MSIAATALIADDEPLLRRALARQLAEAWPSLEIVAQARNGREAVDRFEALRPDVCFLDVHMPGLDGIDAAHAIGRRAHVVFVTAYDRYAVQAFEQGAIDYLVKPVEGARLADTVARLQARLQAASPMADLAPMLARLSRQHARWLRASVGNDVRLIAVEDIDYLRSDEKYTRIAWRGETGRGGEALVRTPLKELMAQLDPDQFVRVHRAVVVNLRAVSHMVRGDNETGTLHLRSRLDVLPVSRRYLHHFRAS; encoded by the coding sequence ATGAGCATCGCGGCCACCGCATTGATCGCCGACGACGAGCCGTTGCTGCGACGCGCGCTCGCGCGGCAGCTTGCCGAGGCCTGGCCGTCGCTTGAGATCGTCGCCCAGGCACGCAATGGCCGCGAAGCGGTGGACCGGTTCGAAGCGCTGCGCCCGGACGTGTGTTTCCTCGACGTGCACATGCCCGGCCTCGACGGCATCGACGCCGCGCACGCGATTGGGCGGCGCGCGCATGTCGTGTTCGTGACTGCCTACGATCGTTATGCGGTGCAGGCGTTCGAACAGGGCGCGATCGATTACCTGGTCAAACCGGTGGAAGGCGCGCGCCTGGCCGACACCGTTGCGCGCTTGCAGGCGCGCCTGCAGGCCGCTTCGCCGATGGCGGACCTCGCGCCGATGCTCGCACGCCTGTCGCGGCAGCACGCGCGCTGGTTGCGCGCGTCAGTGGGCAACGATGTGCGCCTGATCGCGGTGGAGGACATCGACTACCTGCGCTCCGACGAGAAATACACGCGGATCGCCTGGCGTGGCGAAACCGGGCGCGGCGGCGAAGCGCTCGTCCGAACGCCGCTGAAGGAGCTGATGGCGCAGCTGGATCCCGATCAGTTCGTGCGGGTGCACCGCGCCGTGGTGGTGAACCTGCGTGCGGTGAGCCACATGGTGCGCGGCGACAACGAGACCGGAACGTTGCACCTGAGGTCGCGTTTGGACGTGTTACCCGTGAGTCGGCGGTATCTTCACCACTTCCGCGCGAGCTGA
- a CDS encoding dihydrofolate reductase family protein, which translates to MKASVFVGTSLDGFLARANGALDFLPPGGGEPHGYEEFMATVDALVIGRNTYEVVLAFPEWPYGDKPVFVLSTHALAPAPAGAVVEPLSGAPEAIAAHLAARGFEHLYIDGGITIQRFLDAGLIQRLVVTRVPVLIGTGIPLFGPLQRDIKLEHLCTRQFVSGLVQSEYRVL; encoded by the coding sequence ATGAAAGCCTCCGTCTTCGTCGGCACCAGCCTCGACGGGTTCCTGGCCCGCGCGAACGGTGCGCTCGACTTCCTCCCGCCCGGCGGCGGCGAGCCGCACGGCTACGAGGAATTCATGGCCACGGTGGATGCGCTCGTCATCGGCCGCAATACGTACGAGGTCGTGCTCGCCTTCCCCGAGTGGCCCTACGGCGACAAGCCGGTGTTCGTGCTCAGCACGCATGCGCTGGCGCCTGCACCGGCGGGTGCGGTGGTCGAACCTCTGTCCGGCGCACCGGAAGCCATCGCCGCGCACCTCGCCGCACGCGGATTCGAGCACCTGTACATCGACGGCGGCATCACCATCCAGCGGTTCCTCGACGCCGGCCTGATCCAGCGCCTCGTGGTCACGCGCGTGCCCGTGCTCATCGGGACCGGCATTCCGCTCTTCGGTCCGCTGCAGCGCGACATCAAGCTGGAACATCTCTGCACGCGGCAGTTCGTGAGCGGGCTGGTCCAGAGCGAGTACCGCGTGCTCTGA